Proteins from a genomic interval of Pseudomonas asplenii:
- the rlmN gene encoding 23S rRNA (adenine(2503)-C(2))-methyltransferase RlmN produces the protein MTTSAVKTNLLGLTQPEMEKFFDSIGEKRFRAGQVMKWIHHFGVDDFDAMTNVSKALREKLKTVAEVRGPEVVSEDISSDGTRKWVVRVASGSCVETVYIPQGKRGTLCVSSQAGCALDCSFCSTGKQGFNSNLTAAEVIGQVWIANKSFGSIPASIDRAITNVVMMGMGEPLLNFDNVIAAMRLMMDDLGYGISKRRVTLSTSGVVPMIDVLAEHIDVSLALSLHAPNDALRNQLVPINKKYPLKMLLESCRRYMDTLGEKRVLTVEYTLLKDVNDQVEHAVEMIELLKDTPCKINLIPFNPFPHSGYERPSNNAIRRFQDLLHQAGYNVTVRTTRGEDIDAACGQLVGQVLDRTRRSERYIAVRELSADSDMPLGASSRT, from the coding sequence ATGACGACATCTGCTGTGAAAACCAACCTGCTGGGGCTGACCCAGCCGGAAATGGAGAAATTCTTCGACTCGATCGGGGAGAAGCGTTTCCGTGCCGGCCAGGTAATGAAATGGATTCACCACTTTGGCGTCGACGATTTCGACGCCATGACGAACGTCAGCAAGGCCCTGCGCGAAAAGCTCAAGACCGTTGCCGAGGTTCGTGGTCCCGAAGTGGTCAGCGAGGACATTTCCAGCGACGGCACCCGCAAGTGGGTGGTGCGCGTGGCGTCCGGCAGCTGTGTCGAGACCGTCTACATTCCCCAGGGCAAACGCGGCACCTTGTGCGTTTCGTCCCAGGCAGGCTGTGCCCTGGACTGCAGTTTCTGCTCCACCGGCAAGCAAGGCTTCAACAGCAACCTCACCGCCGCCGAAGTGATCGGCCAGGTGTGGATTGCCAACAAATCCTTTGGCAGCATTCCGGCGTCCATCGACCGCGCCATCACCAACGTGGTGATGATGGGCATGGGCGAACCGCTGCTGAACTTCGACAACGTCATCGCTGCCATGCGCCTGATGATGGACGACCTGGGCTACGGCATTTCCAAGCGCCGCGTGACCCTGTCGACCTCCGGCGTGGTACCGATGATCGATGTGCTGGCCGAGCACATCGACGTGTCCCTGGCGTTGTCGCTGCACGCGCCGAACGATGCGCTGCGTAACCAGTTGGTACCGATCAACAAGAAGTACCCACTGAAGATGCTGCTCGAGTCGTGCCGTCGCTACATGGACACCCTGGGCGAGAAACGCGTGCTGACCGTCGAGTACACCCTGCTCAAGGATGTGAACGACCAGGTCGAGCACGCGGTCGAGATGATCGAGCTGCTCAAGGACACGCCGTGCAAGATCAACCTGATCCCGTTCAACCCGTTCCCGCATTCGGGTTACGAGCGCCCGAGCAACAATGCGATCCGGCGTTTCCAGGATCTGTTGCATCAGGCCGGTTATAACGTCACTGTGCGGACCACCCGTGGTGAAGACATTGATGCTGCCTGTGGGCAGCTGGTCGGGCAGGTGCTGGATCGCACCCGTCGCAGCGAGCGGTATATCGCGGTGCGTGAGTTGAGCGCTGATTCCGATATGCCACTTGGCGCTTCGAGCCGAACCTGA
- the hisS gene encoding histidine--tRNA ligase, whose translation MSKSLQAIRGMNDILPEQTPLWRYFEGTVARLLDNYGYKQIRMPIVEFTELFKRSIGEVTDIVEKEMYTFEDRNGDSLTLRPEGTAACVRAVLEHGISGGGQQQKLWYIGPMFRHERPQKGRYRQFHQIGCEVFNIDGPDIDAELIVLTWRLWGLLGIRNAVKLELNSLGTSESRGRYREALVEYLSARFEQLDEDSQRRLKTNPLRVLDTKNADTQAVLVDAPKLADYLDEESRLHFEGLKARLDAAGIPYVLNPKLVRGLDYYSKTVFEWVTDQLGAQGTVCAGGRYDGLVEQMGGKPTPGVGFAMGIERLILLLETLEQVPEEISRQVDVYLCAFGEAAEVAALALSEKVRDQLPNLRLQINAGAGSFKSQFKKADKSGALYALILGDDELAQQVVGFKPLRGQGEQQSIAWDALSEHLSTCVVQG comes from the coding sequence GTGAGCAAGTCCCTGCAAGCCATTCGTGGCATGAACGACATCCTGCCTGAGCAGACGCCACTGTGGCGTTATTTCGAGGGTACTGTGGCGCGTCTGCTGGATAACTACGGTTACAAGCAGATCCGCATGCCGATCGTCGAATTCACCGAGCTATTCAAGCGCTCCATCGGTGAAGTGACCGATATCGTCGAAAAAGAGATGTACACCTTCGAGGACCGCAACGGCGATTCGCTGACCCTGCGTCCGGAAGGTACTGCGGCGTGCGTGCGTGCGGTGCTGGAGCACGGCATCAGCGGTGGCGGCCAGCAGCAGAAACTCTGGTACATCGGTCCGATGTTCCGTCACGAGCGTCCGCAGAAAGGCCGTTATCGCCAGTTCCACCAGATCGGTTGCGAAGTGTTCAATATCGACGGTCCGGACATCGACGCCGAACTGATCGTGCTGACCTGGCGTCTGTGGGGCCTGCTGGGCATCCGCAACGCAGTCAAGCTGGAACTCAACAGCCTGGGGACCAGCGAGTCCCGCGGCCGTTATCGCGAAGCGCTGGTGGAGTATCTTTCCGCACGCTTCGAACAACTGGATGAAGACAGCCAGCGCCGTCTCAAGACCAACCCGCTGCGCGTGCTCGACACCAAGAACGCCGACACCCAGGCAGTACTGGTGGATGCGCCGAAGCTGGCCGACTACCTCGACGAAGAGTCGCGCCTGCACTTCGAAGGCCTCAAGGCCCGTCTCGATGCCGCGGGCATTCCCTACGTGCTCAACCCCAAGTTGGTCCGTGGCCTGGATTACTACAGCAAGACCGTGTTCGAGTGGGTCACCGACCAACTGGGTGCCCAGGGTACCGTCTGTGCCGGCGGCCGCTACGACGGCCTGGTCGAGCAGATGGGCGGCAAGCCGACCCCGGGCGTCGGTTTCGCCATGGGTATCGAGCGCCTGATCCTGCTGTTGGAAACCCTGGAGCAGGTACCTGAAGAGATTTCCCGTCAGGTCGACGTGTACCTGTGTGCCTTCGGCGAGGCTGCCGAAGTGGCGGCGCTGGCCTTGAGCGAGAAGGTTCGTGACCAGTTGCCGAACCTGCGTTTGCAGATCAACGCCGGCGCCGGTAGCTTCAAGAGCCAGTTCAAGAAAGCTGACAAGAGTGGTGCGCTGTACGCCTTGATCCTCGGAGACGACGAATTGGCTCAGCAAGTGGTAGGTTTCAAACCCCTGCGTGGCCAGGGCGAGCAACAAAGCATTGCCTGGGATGCTCTTTCCGAGCACTTGTCCACCTGCGTCGTGCAGGGTTGA
- a CDS encoding tetratricopeptide repeat protein, producing the protein MSSSEDDHVAEMKEWWQRNGKPLVTGGLLALVVVFGWQAWHKYQSNQSQGASVLYQELLESTLTPDGKPDPARVADLAGKLNTQYGGTAYAQYGSLFVAKVAVDTGKLDDAATELKAVLDKPANATLGEVARQRLAQVLAAQNKADDALKLLTGDADKAFLASREELKGDLLVQLGRNDEAHAAYQKAKAALSDEAAVGGLQIKLDDLAKGDA; encoded by the coding sequence GTGTCGAGTTCCGAAGATGATCACGTAGCCGAGATGAAGGAATGGTGGCAGCGCAACGGCAAACCCCTGGTCACCGGCGGCCTGCTGGCGCTGGTGGTGGTGTTCGGCTGGCAAGCCTGGCACAAGTACCAGAGCAACCAGTCGCAAGGTGCCTCGGTGCTCTATCAGGAGTTGCTGGAAAGCACCCTGACGCCTGACGGCAAACCTGATCCGGCGCGTGTCGCCGACCTGGCCGGCAAGCTCAATACCCAGTATGGCGGCACCGCCTATGCGCAATACGGCAGTCTGTTCGTCGCCAAGGTCGCGGTCGATACCGGCAAGCTGGACGACGCTGCCACCGAGCTCAAGGCCGTGCTCGACAAGCCCGCCAATGCTACCTTGGGCGAAGTCGCGCGTCAGCGCCTGGCCCAGGTACTGGCGGCACAGAACAAGGCTGACGATGCACTGAAACTGCTCACTGGCGATGCCGACAAGGCGTTCCTGGCCAGTCGTGAAGAACTCAAGGGGGACCTGCTGGTTCAACTGGGTCGTAACGATGAAGCCCATGCTGCGTACCAAAAGGCCAAGGCGGCGCTCTCTGATGAAGCGGCGGTCGGTGGCTTACAAATCAAGCTCGACGACTTGGCCAAAGGGGATGCGTGA
- a CDS encoding RodZ domain-containing protein: MKAAHPEVVAATRVNPGETLRQARESNGWTLAEVALKLNLTSSSLSNLEAGAFDKLPGHTFARGYIRAYAKLLGMDQTLLVQQFDQCTGTDSQGSNVHALGRIEEPVRVSHTILRIVSLLLLIAVIGGGFVWWQDQTSQRTKDQAAISMEHVEVESADGTTQIHPIDEPEDQAVAQNQSSPQAEPAEPATETPANAQAPAAPAVVPVPHAAQSLVVAPPPAPSPVSPVSPSAAVNGAAGAPAAESSAPVAGAGQVHLTFVADCWTQVTDGGGKVLFSGLKRKGDSLEVSGKPPFAVRLGYAKGAQITYNGQAVDVAPFTSGETARLKLGQ, from the coding sequence ATGAAAGCGGCGCATCCAGAAGTTGTAGCAGCCACTCGCGTAAATCCCGGTGAGACCCTGCGTCAGGCCCGCGAAAGCAATGGTTGGACGCTGGCCGAGGTGGCCCTGAAGCTCAACCTGACCAGCAGCTCCCTGAGCAATCTGGAGGCCGGCGCCTTCGACAAGCTGCCGGGGCACACCTTTGCCCGGGGTTATATCCGTGCCTACGCCAAGCTGCTGGGTATGGACCAGACCTTGCTGGTGCAGCAGTTCGACCAATGCACCGGCACCGACTCCCAGGGCAGCAACGTTCATGCCCTTGGTCGGATCGAAGAGCCGGTGCGGGTTTCTCATACTATCTTGCGAATTGTCAGCCTGTTGCTGCTCATTGCCGTGATCGGTGGTGGTTTTGTCTGGTGGCAGGACCAGACCAGCCAGCGCACCAAGGATCAGGCGGCAATCAGCATGGAACACGTCGAAGTCGAAAGCGCCGACGGCACCACGCAGATTCATCCGATCGACGAGCCGGAAGATCAGGCGGTCGCGCAGAACCAGTCCAGCCCGCAAGCCGAGCCGGCCGAACCTGCGACTGAGACCCCGGCCAATGCCCAGGCTCCAGCGGCCCCGGCAGTGGTCCCTGTGCCTCATGCGGCGCAATCGCTGGTAGTCGCACCGCCGCCTGCGCCAAGCCCGGTGTCGCCCGTGTCGCCAAGCGCTGCGGTCAATGGCGCTGCAGGCGCGCCTGCCGCCGAGAGCAGTGCGCCGGTAGCCGGTGCCGGTCAGGTCCACCTCACGTTCGTCGCCGACTGCTGGACCCAGGTCACCGACGGAGGGGGCAAGGTTTTGTTCAGCGGCCTCAAGCGCAAGGGCGATTCGCTCGAAGTGAGTGGCAAGCCGCCGTTTGCGGTGCGTCTGGGCTACGCCAAGGGCGCACAGATTACTTACAACGGTCAGGCGGTCGATGTCGCACCGTTCACCAGCGGCGAGACTGCTCGCCTGAAGCTAGGTCAATAA
- the pilW gene encoding type IV pilus biogenesis/stability protein PilW — translation MSLRAALLVLFVGLLAGCVSTGNVDPMSTGKGRDEARNAYVQLGIGYLQQGQTEQAKIPLKKALELNSSDADANAALALVFQAEMEWDLADQHFRKALSSRPNDARILNNYGGFLYERKQYKQAYERFEQAAADSLYPERSRVYENLGLTALALGDRELARQNMDKSLRLNRQQPRALLEMAELSYEDRHYVPARDYYERFSQLSEQNARSLLLGIRLAKIYEDRDKVASYGLQLKRLYPGTPEYQQYLSEQ, via the coding sequence ATGAGCTTGCGCGCTGCGCTCCTTGTACTGTTCGTCGGTCTGTTGGCTGGCTGCGTTTCGACGGGCAATGTCGATCCGATGAGTACCGGCAAGGGGCGTGATGAAGCGCGCAATGCGTATGTGCAGTTGGGGATCGGTTACCTGCAGCAGGGGCAGACCGAGCAGGCCAAGATCCCGCTCAAGAAAGCCCTGGAACTGAACAGCTCCGATGCCGATGCCAATGCCGCACTGGCGCTGGTGTTCCAGGCGGAAATGGAATGGGACCTGGCCGACCAGCACTTTCGCAAGGCGCTGTCCTCGCGTCCGAACGATGCGCGGATCCTCAACAACTACGGTGGCTTCCTGTACGAACGCAAGCAGTACAAGCAGGCCTACGAACGTTTCGAGCAGGCCGCCGCGGACAGTCTTTACCCCGAGCGTTCGCGGGTCTACGAGAACCTCGGTCTGACCGCCCTGGCTTTGGGTGATCGCGAGCTGGCCCGGCAGAATATGGACAAATCCCTGCGTCTCAATCGTCAGCAGCCACGCGCATTGCTGGAAATGGCTGAGTTGTCTTACGAAGACAGGCATTATGTGCCCGCGCGTGATTATTACGAGCGGTTCAGCCAGCTCAGCGAGCAGAATGCCCGTAGTCTGCTGCTCGGTATTCGCCTGGCGAAGATTTACGAAGATCGCGACAAGGTCGCCAGTTACGGCCTGCAATTAAAACGACTCTATCCCGGTACGCCGGAATATCAGCAATACCTGTCGGAGCAATGA
- the ndk gene encoding nucleoside-diphosphate kinase, with product MAVQRTFSIIKPDAVAKNVIGEITTRFEKAGLRVVASKLKQLSKAEAEGFYAEHSARGFFADLVAFMTSGPVVVQVLEGENAIARNRELMGATNPKEAAPGTIRADFAESIDANAVHGSDSEAAAAREIAYFFAATEVTTR from the coding sequence ATGGCTGTTCAACGCACTTTCTCCATCATCAAGCCTGACGCTGTTGCAAAAAACGTCATCGGCGAGATCACCACCCGTTTCGAAAAAGCCGGCCTGCGCGTTGTGGCTTCGAAACTCAAGCAACTGTCGAAAGCTGAAGCCGAAGGCTTCTACGCTGAGCACAGCGCTCGTGGTTTCTTCGCTGACCTGGTTGCCTTCATGACTTCCGGCCCGGTTGTTGTTCAGGTTCTGGAAGGCGAGAACGCTATTGCTCGCAACCGCGAACTGATGGGCGCTACCAACCCTAAAGAAGCTGCTCCAGGCACCATCCGCGCCGATTTCGCTGAATCCATCGACGCCAACGCTGTTCACGGTTCGGACTCCGAAGCCGCTGCTGCTCGCGAAATCGCTTACTTCTTCGCTGCTACTGAAGTAACCACTCGCTAA
- the fdx gene encoding ISC system 2Fe-2S type ferredoxin — MPQVIFLPHEKFCPDGMVVEAEPGTSILELAHEHHIEMESACGGVCACTTCHCIIREGFDSLEEADELEEDFLDRAWGLEAQSRLGCQAIVGTEDLTVEIPKYSLNHAAEAPH; from the coding sequence ATGCCGCAGGTCATTTTTCTGCCCCATGAGAAGTTTTGCCCGGATGGCATGGTGGTCGAGGCCGAACCCGGTACTTCCATCCTCGAACTGGCGCATGAGCACCATATCGAGATGGAAAGCGCCTGTGGCGGCGTCTGTGCCTGTACTACTTGTCATTGCATCATTCGCGAGGGCTTCGATTCGCTGGAGGAGGCTGACGAGCTGGAAGAGGATTTCCTCGACCGTGCCTGGGGGCTGGAAGCCCAGTCCCGCCTGGGTTGCCAGGCCATTGTCGGTACCGAGGACCTGACCGTCGAGATTCCCAAGTATTCGCTCAATCACGCTGCCGAAGCGCCGCACTGA
- the iscX gene encoding Fe-S cluster assembly protein IscX yields MSLKWTDVLEIAIQLAESKPDIDPISVNFVDLRKWVMQLPEFDDKPEHCGEKILEAIQAHWIEERD; encoded by the coding sequence ATGAGTCTCAAATGGACAGATGTACTGGAGATTGCCATCCAGCTGGCTGAAAGCAAGCCGGACATCGACCCGATATCGGTCAATTTCGTCGATTTGCGCAAGTGGGTCATGCAATTGCCGGAGTTCGACGACAAACCGGAACATTGTGGCGAGAAGATTCTGGAGGCCATCCAGGCCCACTGGATCGAAGAACGCGACTGA
- the bamB gene encoding outer membrane protein assembly factor BamB → MRDVIRWKHAALLALAILAAGCSSNSKKELPPAELTSFKEEVVLQKQWSRSIGDGQGKIYNLLVPAVDGDTIYAADDSGIVVSMDRMNGDVKWKKDLELPVSGGVGVGYGLVLLGTLKGEVIALDASSGEEKWRARVTSEVLAPPATNGDVVVVQTQDDRVIGLDAATGNQRWLYDSSPAVLTLRGTGAPLVTNHLAVAGLSTGKVVALDTQNGVPAWETRVAIPQGRSELERVVDIDGGLLLSGGTLYVASYQGRMAALDLESGRILWQRDASSYAGVAQGFGSVYVALASGTVEGVDERSTTSIWSNDSLARRQLSAPEVFSSYVAVGDFEGYLHLLSQVDGRFVGRERIDSDGLRVRPLVVGDMIYVYGNSGKLEALTIK, encoded by the coding sequence ATGCGTGACGTGATCCGTTGGAAACATGCAGCATTGCTGGCTCTGGCCATTCTGGCCGCGGGTTGCAGCAGCAACAGCAAAAAAGAACTGCCACCGGCCGAACTGACTTCCTTCAAGGAAGAAGTGGTTCTGCAGAAGCAGTGGAGCCGCTCCATCGGTGATGGCCAGGGCAAGATCTACAACCTGCTGGTTCCGGCTGTCGACGGCGATACTATCTATGCGGCTGACGACAGCGGCATCGTGGTCTCCATGGATCGCATGAACGGCGACGTGAAGTGGAAGAAGGACCTCGAACTGCCGGTATCCGGTGGCGTTGGCGTCGGTTACGGCCTGGTGCTGCTAGGGACCCTCAAGGGTGAGGTCATCGCCCTGGACGCCAGCAGCGGTGAAGAAAAATGGCGCGCGCGCGTGACCAGCGAGGTGCTGGCTCCGCCGGCAACCAACGGTGACGTGGTGGTGGTCCAGACCCAGGATGACCGGGTGATCGGCCTCGACGCCGCCACCGGCAACCAGCGCTGGTTGTACGACAGCTCGCCAGCGGTACTGACCCTGCGCGGCACGGGTGCACCGTTGGTGACCAACCACCTGGCGGTGGCTGGCCTGTCGACCGGCAAGGTCGTTGCCCTGGATACCCAGAACGGCGTGCCTGCCTGGGAAACCCGCGTGGCGATTCCTCAAGGTCGTTCCGAGCTGGAGCGGGTAGTTGATATCGACGGTGGCCTGCTGTTGTCCGGCGGCACCTTGTATGTCGCCAGCTACCAGGGCCGCATGGCTGCTCTGGATCTGGAAAGCGGTCGGATCCTCTGGCAACGCGATGCGTCCAGCTACGCGGGTGTCGCCCAAGGTTTTGGCAGCGTCTATGTTGCGCTGGCGTCGGGTACCGTCGAAGGTGTCGACGAGCGTTCCACCACTTCAATCTGGAGCAACGATTCCCTGGCTCGCCGCCAACTGTCGGCTCCGGAAGTGTTCTCCAGCTACGTGGCGGTCGGCGACTTCGAAGGCTACCTGCACCTGCTGAGCCAGGTGGACGGTCGTTTCGTCGGTCGCGAACGTATCGACAGCGACGGCCTGCGGGTTCGTCCGCTGGTGGTCGGTGACATGATTTACGTGTATGGCAACAGCGGCAAACTGGAAGCCCTGACCATCAAGTAG
- the ispG gene encoding flavodoxin-dependent (E)-4-hydroxy-3-methylbut-2-enyl-diphosphate synthase, translating into MHGESPIKRRESRKIWVGSVPVGGDAPIAVQSMTNSDTNDVAATVAQINRLEAAGVDIVRVSVPDMDAAEAFGRIKQQVKVPLVADIHFDYKIALRVAELGVDCLRINPGNIGREDRVRAVVDAARDRGIPIRIGVNAGSLEKDLQKKYGEPTPAALVESALRHVEHLERLNFQDFKVSVKASDVFMAVEAYRLLAKEIVQPLHLGITEAGGLRSGTVKSAVGLGMLLAEGIGDTIRISLAADPVEEVKVGYDILKSLHLRSRGINFIACPSCSRQNFDVVKTMNELEGRLEDLLVPLDVAVIGCVVNGPGEAKEAHVGLTGGTPNLIYIDGKPSQKLTNDNLVDELEKLIRQKAAEKVEADAAVIARG; encoded by the coding sequence ATGCACGGCGAATCCCCAATCAAGCGTCGCGAATCGCGTAAAATCTGGGTCGGCTCGGTGCCGGTGGGCGGCGATGCGCCTATCGCGGTGCAGAGCATGACCAACAGCGACACCAACGACGTCGCGGCCACCGTCGCCCAGATCAACCGGCTGGAAGCGGCGGGCGTGGATATTGTTCGGGTTTCCGTGCCGGACATGGACGCTGCCGAGGCCTTTGGCCGGATCAAGCAGCAGGTCAAGGTGCCGCTGGTCGCCGATATCCATTTCGATTACAAGATTGCCCTGCGGGTCGCCGAGCTGGGTGTGGATTGCCTGCGGATCAACCCGGGTAATATCGGTCGCGAGGACCGGGTGCGTGCGGTGGTTGACGCGGCCCGTGATCGCGGGATTCCGATCCGGATCGGCGTCAACGCCGGTTCCCTGGAAAAGGATCTGCAGAAAAAATATGGCGAGCCGACCCCGGCCGCGCTGGTAGAGTCTGCACTGCGCCATGTCGAGCACCTGGAACGCCTGAATTTCCAGGACTTCAAGGTCAGTGTCAAGGCTTCCGACGTGTTCATGGCGGTAGAAGCCTATCGCCTGCTGGCCAAGGAAATCGTCCAGCCGCTGCACCTGGGTATCACCGAGGCGGGCGGTTTGCGTTCAGGTACGGTGAAATCGGCGGTCGGCCTCGGTATGCTGCTGGCTGAAGGAATTGGCGATACTATTCGCATCTCGTTGGCGGCCGACCCGGTCGAGGAAGTGAAAGTCGGCTACGACATTCTCAAGTCCCTGCACCTGCGGTCCCGTGGGATCAACTTCATCGCCTGTCCGAGCTGCTCGCGGCAGAATTTCGATGTGGTCAAGACCATGAACGAGCTGGAAGGGCGCCTGGAAGACCTGCTGGTACCGCTGGATGTTGCGGTCATCGGCTGTGTGGTGAACGGTCCCGGTGAAGCCAAGGAAGCCCATGTCGGCCTGACCGGCGGTACACCGAACCTGATCTACATCGACGGCAAGCCGTCGCAGAAACTGACGAATGACAACCTGGTGGATGAGCTGGAAAAGCTGATCCGGCAGAAGGCGGCCGAAAAGGTCGAAGCCGACGCGGCAGTCATCGCCCGCGGCTGA
- the der gene encoding ribosome biogenesis GTPase Der, with product MVPVIALVGRPNVGKSTLFNRLTRSRDAIVGDLSGLTRDRQYGEAKWQGRSYIVIDTGGISGDEHGMDEKMAEQSLLAIEEADVVLFLVDAKAGYTAADQMIGEHLRKRNKRSYVVANKIDNIDPDMARAEFSPMGLGDAIPIAGAHGRGITQMLEVALSDFPRDDEEEPPEGEEEEVAEGEEAKRIPGPSEKDGIKIAIIGRPNVGKSTLVNRMLGEDRVIVYDQPGTTRDSIYIPFERNEEKYTLIDTAGVRKRGKIHEEVEKFSVVKTLQAIKDANVVIFVMDAREGVVDHDLNLLGFALESGRAIVIALNKWDGMTPGERDYVKIELERRLFFVDFADIHFISALHGTGVGNLYQSVQNSFKSAVTRWPTSRLTQILEDAVSEHAPPMVNNRRIKLRYAHLGGANPPLIVIHGNQVEKVPKSYVRYLENTYRRVLKLVGTPIRIEFKGGDNPYEGNKNTLTDRQVNKKRRLMSHHKKAEKKRRDKR from the coding sequence ATGGTTCCCGTAATCGCCCTGGTGGGCCGACCGAACGTCGGCAAGTCCACCTTGTTCAACCGCCTGACCCGCAGTCGCGACGCCATCGTCGGCGACCTGTCCGGTCTGACCCGTGATCGCCAATACGGTGAGGCTAAGTGGCAAGGGCGCTCCTACATTGTGATCGACACCGGCGGTATTTCCGGCGACGAGCATGGCATGGACGAAAAAATGGCCGAGCAGTCGCTGCTGGCCATTGAAGAAGCCGATGTCGTGCTGTTCCTGGTGGATGCCAAAGCCGGTTACACCGCTGCCGATCAGATGATCGGCGAGCACCTGCGCAAGCGTAACAAGCGTTCCTACGTGGTCGCCAACAAGATCGACAACATCGATCCGGACATGGCCCGTGCCGAGTTCAGCCCGATGGGGCTGGGCGATGCGATCCCGATCGCCGGTGCCCACGGTCGTGGCATCACCCAGATGCTCGAAGTCGCCTTGAGTGACTTCCCCAGAGACGACGAGGAAGAGCCGCCAGAGGGCGAAGAGGAAGAGGTTGCCGAAGGCGAAGAAGCCAAGCGCATTCCTGGCCCGAGCGAGAAGGACGGCATCAAGATCGCCATCATCGGCCGGCCGAACGTTGGCAAGTCGACCCTGGTCAACCGCATGCTCGGTGAAGACCGGGTGATCGTCTACGACCAGCCTGGCACCACCCGTGACAGTATCTACATCCCGTTCGAACGTAACGAGGAAAAGTACACGCTGATCGACACCGCCGGTGTGCGCAAGCGCGGCAAGATCCACGAGGAAGTCGAAAAATTCTCCGTGGTGAAAACCTTGCAGGCGATCAAGGACGCCAACGTGGTGATCTTCGTCATGGACGCCCGCGAAGGTGTGGTCGACCACGACCTGAACCTGCTCGGTTTTGCCCTGGAGTCCGGTCGGGCGATCGTGATCGCGCTGAACAAGTGGGACGGCATGACCCCGGGCGAGCGTGACTATGTGAAAATCGAGCTGGAGCGCCGGCTGTTCTTCGTCGACTTCGCCGACATCCACTTCATTTCGGCCTTGCACGGCACCGGCGTGGGTAACCTGTATCAGTCGGTGCAGAACTCGTTCAAGTCGGCGGTGACCCGCTGGCCGACCAGCCGCCTGACCCAGATCCTCGAGGATGCGGTGTCCGAGCACGCGCCACCGATGGTCAACAACCGGCGGATCAAGCTGCGCTACGCTCACCTGGGTGGTGCCAACCCGCCGCTGATCGTGATCCACGGCAACCAGGTCGAGAAAGTCCCGAAATCGTATGTGCGCTATCTGGAGAACACCTATCGCCGGGTGCTGAAGCTGGTCGGTACGCCGATTCGCATCGAGTTCAAAGGCGGCGACAACCCCTACGAGGGCAACAAGAACACGCTGACTGACCGTCAGGTCAACAAGAAGCGTCGCTTGATGTCGCACCACAAGAAAGCCGAGAAAAAGCGCCGCGACAAGCGCTGA